From the genome of Vitis riparia cultivar Riparia Gloire de Montpellier isolate 1030 chromosome 2, EGFV_Vit.rip_1.0, whole genome shotgun sequence:
CTTAGGATGTGATATTCTTCCTGTTCTGCGGGGGCGATCTCCAATCCAAACATATGCAGATTTTATGAGGAACTTCAGAGACACTTTCAAACCTTTTCTTGGTCTTACCATAACAGTAAGATGATTCCAGGATAGTTCCTTATATTACAGTTTTGGTCTTGGATGTAGATTGCTTCATGCCCAAATCAGTTTTTTGCCGTATTAAATTGTTAGTTATTTCATTTTGGAGGTGATTCAAGTTGGGATGGGTCCTGCCGGTGAATTAAGATATCCTTCATGCCCTTCTCATAAGCTAACATGGGCTTGGAGGTCTTATGAACTTGGAGAGTTCCAGTGCTATGATAAGGTATGCATAAAGGGTCATGTTCATTTACAGGCTTGTAATGGAATCTCTACATCTGAAAGAGGTCattctcatcattttctttgtttttcctgTTCATTGTTTGTTTTGGACAAGGTAATTTCATTCCTTTGGTCCTTGTAACGATatgattctttcttttctccttgCTAGTACATGCTTGCATCCCTGAATGCTTGTGCTAGGGAGATTGGAATGCATGAGTGGGGAAATGGGGGTCCTATTGGCACTGGGAACTTGATGCACAATCCCGAACATACTGAATTTTTCAGAAGTAACGGGTCTTGGAATACACCATATGGTAAGTTTTTCCTTGAATGGTACTCAAGAATGCTACTTCTGCATGGAGAGAGGATATGCAAGGAAGCAGAGACCATTTTCCGTGGTATTGAAGTTCGCACATCAGCGAAAGTGGCTGGAATCCACTGGCATTATGGTACACAATCTCATCCATCCGAGTTAACAGCTGGCTATTATAACACATCGATCAGAGATGGATACCTCCCAATTGTTCGCATGTTCTGTAAGTATGGATTTACCTTGTGTTCCACATGCTTTGAAATGCAAGACGCAGATGAGAAACAGAGGAACCCAGTCAGTAGTCCAGAAGGTTTTCTTAGACAACTTCTATTGACCGCTAGGATTTGTGGTATACCTCTGGAAGGGGAAAATTCTAGAGCTAGGTTGGATGACAAATCATTTCAACAGGTGCTAAAGATGTCGAATTTCTACTCAGACGGTCTGGAAAAACCATCCTTTTCATTCAACTTTGTGAGGATGGACAAGAACTTTTTTGAATACGATAATTGGGTCCGCTTTACTCGCTTTGTTAGACAAATGTCTGGTGGCAACAATTTTCGAGCCAAGCTAGAATTTGGAAGAGTGTCCAGTATGAAAGTTGGAGCAGCTTGTGCATATTAAGGAGTTTTTACTTCCTGATTCATACCCACCATGCTCATTTTGCATTTTTCCCACTACCATTTACAGTATTTACCCAATACATGACTTGGTGATGCATCTAATGTACTGTTCGATGTGTGGcaatgcttcatttttttttgtgatttgtttgttttttccgTGTCTGGAAACACCAATCCAGTGTACTACGGATAGAACATTGCCTTcctgatattttgaaaatggttgGCTCTTTATAAACTTCTATATACATCTTCCTATTTAACAATGAAATACATTTTCCCTCTACTTGAGTTGTGGTGATGCTCTCTTGGTTTTCCATTGGATTCTTGGATGTCATAACAGGTGGATCATACTTAAATTCGTTCTATTCCAGTCCATTTTTCCCCATTTGAATCTAGGGCCctctattttttaatcattttgctCCATCATAGGCTGTTTATGTTCATTTTGGCTTTGATTCCAGTAaaaattttattggtttttgaTCTTTGTTTGTTCTTTAAAGAACAAGTTCCCAGATTATCATGACAGGTCTTTCTCCCAAATCTGGGCTTTTTCTTCAATGATCAAAAAGATCAACAAAGGTGAAGATGGCTTTCAAATaggttctttttttaaatatccgACATGGCTCAATGAACCAACTCTGCTACCATAGGGATGTAAGCGGAGTACAGAAGGCCTAATCCTCACTTGTAAATTTATTTCCCATGCTTCCCGCTCTTAAATTTATTCCCTATTCCCGTCCGCacttacaaatttattttcccgTCCCAGCCTCATTTGGGTTGAATCCCAGACTAGACCCGGtggttttttcaaaatttttctcatATTGCTACCCACGTTGATGTCCATGAAGCTATATTCCCACAAacccttctttcttttctatttttttctctgaaAGGCAGACAAAcccttctttttattcttccaGAGCAGGTTTGGTAGGATCTTGCAAGGTTGCACAATGAGGGCTACACAACTAGATATATAATTAAGCTAAATTGGCCTTTTCTCAGAACCAAAACCTACCCTGTGTCCCTGACCGAACCCAGGAGCCCCTTTTGAATCACAtgtaatgatgatgatgatgatgatgatgatgatggggTGCCTTACCTTGTTGCTCCATGATATAATTGCAATAGGGGAATTTGTGTTTTGGTGGggtaatttgataaatatatgatttttgaaacccaattttatgaaatatgagaatcagattttaatatggaaaataattttgccTTCATGCACTCTGAGCCGGCCCCCTTTTTTGTGCCAAATTGCCCTTCCCCTTTCGGTCTCCATCACCGATGAAAAAAGAATGGGGCGGTGGCGACGGCGgcggaagaaaaaaaatccccgtttgattcccaagaaaatccatccccccattcgatttccaggaaaattcatcctcgtttgatttccgataaaatccatgcaaaacccccaaccaaaaccaaaaaattgcttttttttgctccctgtgcTTTCTGGACCTGTTCTAAGGGtctccatcccccattcgatttccgagaaaattcatcctcgtttgatttccgagacatgcaaaacccccaaggaaaacaaaaaaaatggccTTTTTTGCTCCCTGTGCTTTCTGGATTTGTTCTAGGGGTCCgacccccattcgatttccaggaaaattcatcctcgtttgatttccgagaaaatccatgcaaaacccccaaggaaaaccaaaaaaattgcttttttttttgctcactctgttttctggatctgttctaggggttttgcgtggattttctcggaaatcaaacgaggatgaatttttccggaaatcgaatgggggatggattttcttgggatcAAAcggggattttttttcttccgcCGCCGCCGCCGATGCCGCtgcccccattttttttttatcggtgATGGAGACTTTGATCGGTGATGGAGACAGAAGGGCAATCTTGGCACAAAAAAGGGAGCCGGGTCAGAGTGCATGAAggcaaaattattttccatattaaaatctgattctcatatttcataaaatggggtttcaaaaatcatatatttatcaaattaccCCATCAAAACACAACTTCCCCATTGCAATAAGCTAAGGGTCCCTTTATTTATAATGAGCACACACAGGTCCACGTTTCCCATACTGTTATCTCAAATGATTCATCGTATCTGTCTAGCATTGAAGTCCTGCAGTTTTAAAATAGAAAGGCATTACAAACCCAACGTGATGACTCCCAACAGTGCATACCACCACCATACATGAAGTAGAACTGTAGAAGGACCCTCCTGGTAAAGATGGAGGACTCGATGATAAGACACATTCCTAAAACCGCAATAAACCCTTTTACTTTTGGGATCAAACAtggtacatatatatatatagcacaaGAAACTTTGCATGGTTAGAAATTAGAATTGCTTTTGGTAGCCTGGTAAGTTGCAGATGGTCAAGACAAGGAACTGTAGGTGATAATGTCGTGGCGAAAGATAAAGTCAAGGGATAAGGACATGCTAAGAGAACTTGATAAAGCAGAATGATTAGAGATTCTCGGTGAAGAAATGACTAGGTTGGGAAGTCAACTACAGAGAGGTGCTATGCATTTTTGTGATGAATCCCATCTTGTATAGTTGAAGTGAATTGAGTTTTGCTCATATCCATACAATATGATGAATATCAAGTTGAAAGGAcatgaagaattaaaatgatatacagtaagtaaaacaaaatgaatagcACGCAACATATGAGCAGAGCCACACTGCACCTACACAATTAGGTATCTTTTGCATACTCCATAAAAAGATCAATCAACATCAGAGTACAAGACAAAGATATAGCAGGTAAAAGTTAAAAAGGCTACTCGGGTTCAAGAGAGCAAGGACTTTTGCATTGCGGGGAAGATGTAGTAGGCacgatatttttatcaaatagtCCCATGAATTGACCCTGAAATCACTTAAAACTGATATCTATTCCACCCAGAGGATGATTAGTACAGTAGTGTTCATATTTGAATGCATTGAATGTTGTAGTGAAAGAGAGATCTCTTTGCCAAGTGCTTCCACTATTTGTTTATCTAACCCATCATAAAGAAACACATCTGAACAAGAAAGACACGATTCACTTGGTAATTAACTAAAGATGGAGTGAAGAGTAATAAAAGTGTCATGCCAACAACTCATCTTGGCAGCTGTCACAGCTTGATATAGTTGCCAAAGGCACAAAGCATGGATCAATGGAGATAAATGAGAAGTGGTTTAGTGTTAACAGAGGTAAAAGGACCCTGCAAGTGACTGAAAAACGGTAGAGGCTGAGCCATGCAAAGGGTTGATTACTATCTCCCCATCCAAACCATTGATTTTGGTGCAATGCATCAATGGTAAATCTTAGCTTTAGATTTGACTAAAGTTAGTGCTATTGACTTTGTGGATGTCACTAATGGGTACTGCTTCTTCATGATTATTCTACAAAGCTTTTGAGTAGGCTGCACCACGAAAAGTTTTTCAAGGATGCAACCCTCCCACCTTGAATAAAAGCAGACGTCCTACCTTCTCAAAAGCCTAACTCTCATTCTAACAGCATTAGACCCAACATCCACCATGGGTTCTCAGACCAAAACCGTTCTTCTTATCCTCATCCTACTCTTCATCCCTTCATCTTCAGGTGAGGCAGATCTTGGGATTTATGAACAACTTTGCAGAAATGCATACAGAATAAGTAACATAAGTTCTGTTTTGATCTCCTGCAGGCAGAGTCAAAGGGTTCAAGGGTGGTGAGGGTCCTGCAACTTCAGTTAGCAAGGTAAGTTAACTGCATATATGCATGGATACATCTAAGTCTAGCCATACAGAaacattttgataatattttgccTTTTCATATATCTTTCAGCTTTCCAAATCATAACTTGCACAACAGATATGATATATTATGGGcacaaacttaaaaaaataaaataaaagagcaaAAGTAGAAGATACGTtatcatttcatttaaaaacttgCAAACCCTTTTTTGTTCATTGGAATGCTTTTTGGTATGCTAGTCACACTTTTGCTAACCTATATGATGTGCGTTTTGAAGGTGACTATCATAATGGACATGAGAGAGGTTTTAATGACCGATGCTCTGTTGGACTATGGAAAACCAGGACCTAACCCTAGGCATGACCAAGGGAAAGGGAGGTCCAGcaatggtggtggtggtggtggtggcaaCATCCCCTGATTATCACTTATTTCCACTTAAATGTCTTTGAGcacttgatgaaaaataaactcTTCCTTCGGAGAGCAGGGAGACTTACCTGATATGAGGAACAATAATTGTGCCTCCGGCACAAGTTCATTTTACTAGAGATAGATATTATGTAATTCCGTAGTTAATAATGGAAGATGATTTTTTGCCTTGGACATGTTTGCTTTCAAGTGTCCACTTCTGCTACATTTCACTCATCTTATTTTCATAGGAAGGGAAATTAGGTATCTTACCATGAAAAAGAGAAATGGTTTTAAGAGAAGAAAGGGATAAGCACTTTCTTCTTCATCTAAAATGGATGAAGAACCTTTTGATGTTCTTCCAAAGTTTTATAAATCAACATTTGTACAGTTCTAATAGGTATGCTTTAGGGTACTTTTCACAAAGCAACCAAATGAAGGAATACTCAGACCATGACATGTTCAAGGTTTTCAACCTATGCTTCACTCTAAGATTTTAAGACTAATAATTTTCTGGAAGCATAACAAATTTTGAGGGAATTTAGATTCATGTAACCTATGAAGAACTGAAACTCTATTTTGGTCTAAAACTTCATCAATAGGCAAAAGGAACAGGAACAAGAAAATGTTATGGAAGTTTAAATTGTTAGATACCAGATTTTCAAGATCACACAACATACATACATAACATGATCATGATCCAGAAATGGTTGAATCTGGTATAATTTTGGATACTAGCATCGCTTAAAAGGTTTACATACGAAACCTGAGTCACAGCTATATGCCAAAGACACTACTCAAGTTAACGCAGCCATAGCTATATCCCAACTACTCGAGATCATGTACATAAATGATATGCCATCTTGTCCTTCTTACTACTTCCACCAAGATTCTTTTTTGGTCTCTCTTGTTGTCTTAGTGGTTCAACTTGAATCATATTATGATTTTCCTCTCTAAGACACGTAGTAAAGCAAGGGGAAACAACTAGAAAGTCCTGCTTTATGCATCCAAAATTACAACCAGCTAATTAAGCACGACGCCTAATTTCTATTCATTTCATTCCCCTTATTTTGTGTTTCAATCTGATCAAAAGTGATGATCATTTATGTATTTTACTTTTGTAATTAAGGGAGGGAATTACGTGGGCACTTGTCATGATATGCTTTCAAGCATTAACAAAACAACAATGGAACTACTGTTAAGATCTGGTTTTgatatctattttctttccctattGTCCCTTTTTTGACCACTACCATATTTATAAAGCTTCAGATCAGAAGTGAACTCTACATTGATGACAGCCTATATTGCCATTCTTAAATTGTTCACTGTCATATCTTTTATTCATTAACTTTCCTGTCCTTTTCATCTTCACTACTGAATTAGAATAGAATTGTTGTGTAAAAGTTGCATATGCAACAGCAGTGGCCTTTGAATAAAACAAGCAAGCCACATTAAAGTAGTGGTCCACCCACCTCACTGAACTTGATAAAAGTTTTTCAATAGTGCAGATGTTGATTAATATGGTGGATATAATATAACTTTTTCCAGAAATAGATGATAGTCGTATTACTATAAAATTGTACAAGGCGTACACTAGGAAGGACAACAGAACTGCCAAAATGGAGTACCAGGTCCAATCATGAGCATTTGCCTCTAACTTGCTCTCCTCCATGTCTAATTACTTTATTTTGCTCAAGTTTACCATGTTTTTCTTGCCTAAAGAAACTGTACTTATAACGCTAGCTCTGCCTCTGACTCTGTTAAATGTCCTGTACTTCAGGCCTCTTTCACAATCCTATATGCTTTATTTGGCATAACCCAGACTAATAGTTAATCTTTATGTTCCTCTTCATCTATCCATATTTAGAAGGTATACAGAAGATACTTTTCAGCGTGATTAATTTCCAAATGTAACAATATATGTGTAATTTATATACTCAAGATGGATGCCACCATAGTATTATGATGTGATCATGTGAATACAGCAGGTGTCTACAATCCTTACTGGTTAACAAAAAAACCAACCCGAATAATCTTGATGACATAAGGTGTTTCTAAGCATTCTTCTAAAGATGCTTGCTTTTTCAGTCAGGCAAAATGGTTCTAGTCTACAAAAACTGACAACAACAAAGAGTGGATTTACAAGCTCTTAATGTTTAGAAGAGATATAGAATTTTCAGGACTTAATGTTTTAAGATTCTGCAGCATACTTTTTCATTATAATGATATTACTATGAACGACTAGACTGATCATATCATGTGGGTAGTTACCAAACTATTTACTTCAACAAGCTTTGGTAGCTATAGGGCTTATTTGAAGTCAATGAACCCT
Proteins encoded in this window:
- the LOC117905789 gene encoding beta-amylase 1, chloroplastic-like; translation: MAIASPSVPTFFASFCCTGAECTRFFLRSPSLVGNRSHRTRRCRLTISSGLNSSKPSDAGGHVSPNNGDFQYELQHGFSAQRSKGSPVFVTLPVDVVSSSGEVRRWKTMVQSFRAIALAGVEGVVMEVWWGLVEREEPRVYNWQGYMEIVALARRCGLKVRVVMAFHQCGTGPGDPSWIPLPQWVLEEMDRDPDLAFSDRFGTRNTEYISLGCDILPVLRGRSPIQTYADFMRNFRDTFKPFLGLTITVIQVGMGPAGELRYPSCPSHKLTWAWRSYELGEFQCYDKYMLASLNACAREIGMHEWGNGGPIGTGNLMHNPEHTEFFRSNGSWNTPYGKFFLEWYSRMLLLHGERICKEAETIFRGIEVRTSAKVAGIHWHYGTQSHPSELTAGYYNTSIRDGYLPIVRMFCKYGFTLCSTCFEMQDADEKQRNPVSSPEGFLRQLLLTARICGIPLEGENSRARLDDKSFQQVLKMSNFYSDGLEKPSFSFNFVRMDKNFFEYDNWVRFTRFVRQMSGGNNFRAKLEFGRVSSMKVGAACAY